Proteins co-encoded in one Candidatus Methylomirabilota bacterium genomic window:
- a CDS encoding MIP/aquaporin family protein → MSSRPNLARRLAAECVGTAMLLAAVVGSGIMAERLAGGNVALALLANTVATGAALVALILTFGPISGAHFNPAVTLADAWQGGIAWSHVLPYVGAQVLGAYAGVAAAHTMFELPLFFASQHARSGPAQMFSEFVATFGLLAVIWGCVRAHSAFVPFAVAAYITAAYWFTASTSFANPAVTLARAASDTFAGIRPADAPGFIVAQLLGAMSATAFFRWLSPALPAAAPDVIVRAR, encoded by the coding sequence GTGAGCAGCCGACCGAATCTTGCCCGACGACTGGCCGCGGAATGCGTGGGGACCGCTATGCTCCTCGCAGCCGTCGTGGGCTCTGGCATCATGGCCGAGCGCCTGGCCGGCGGCAATGTCGCATTGGCGCTCCTCGCCAACACGGTCGCAACCGGCGCGGCATTGGTCGCCCTGATCCTGACGTTCGGTCCGATCTCGGGCGCCCACTTCAACCCCGCCGTCACCCTCGCCGACGCCTGGCAGGGAGGCATCGCGTGGTCCCACGTCCTGCCGTATGTCGGCGCGCAGGTGCTCGGGGCCTACGCGGGCGTGGCCGCCGCCCACACGATGTTCGAGCTGCCGCTCTTCTTCGCCTCGCAGCATGCCCGCTCCGGGCCGGCTCAGATGTTCAGCGAGTTCGTGGCGACGTTCGGCCTGCTGGCGGTCATCTGGGGTTGCGTCCGCGCCCACTCGGCCTTCGTCCCCTTCGCGGTGGCCGCCTATATCACCGCCGCCTACTGGTTCACCGCCTCGACGTCGTTCGCGAACCCGGCGGTGACGCTGGCTCGAGCCGCCTCCGACACCTTCGCCGGCATCCGGCCCGCCGATGCGCCCGGCTTCATCGTGGCCCAGCTGCTGGGCGCCATGAGCGCGACCGCGTTCTTTCGCTGGCTGAGCCCCGCGCTGCCGGCCGCCGCGCCCGACGTGATCGTCCGCGCCCGATGA
- a CDS encoding ArsI/CadI family heavy metal resistance metalloenzyme — translation MSAKVHLHLHVSDLTKSRAFYEQFLGTAPVKIKPGYVKFLPDWAPVNLALSSGGAAAAGTIDHVGVQVDAVATVMAELARVKAAGLPVQEELGVDCCHANQDKFWVKDPDGVEWEVYHLNYDLEGDEPQKSRGILPLAKGGSCCGSA, via the coding sequence ATGAGCGCGAAGGTTCATCTTCACCTGCATGTCTCGGACCTGACGAAGAGCCGCGCCTTCTACGAGCAGTTCCTCGGGACGGCGCCGGTCAAGATCAAGCCGGGCTACGTCAAGTTCCTGCCCGACTGGGCGCCCGTGAACCTGGCGCTCTCGAGCGGCGGGGCCGCCGCCGCCGGCACCATCGACCACGTCGGCGTCCAGGTGGACGCGGTGGCGACGGTGATGGCCGAGCTGGCGCGAGTGAAGGCCGCCGGCCTACCGGTGCAGGAAGAGTTGGGCGTCGACTGCTGCCACGCGAATCAGGACAAGTTCTGGGTGAAGGACCCGGACGGCGTGGAGTGGGAGGTCTACCACCTCAACTACGACCTGGAAGGCGACGAGCCGCAGAAGAGCCGCGGGATACTTCCGCTCGCCAAGGGCGGATCCTGCTGCGGCTCCGCGTGA
- a CDS encoding metalloregulator ArsR/SmtB family transcription factor: protein MKTIARLPLAQLHASEEHVEAFKALAHLSRLQVFFCLVHAGKELSAGEIQAEVEIPGPTLSHHLDLLRRAGLVESRKEERYIYYSVKREAVTTLVRLLTACC from the coding sequence ATGAAGACCATCGCACGGCTTCCCCTCGCCCAGCTCCACGCGAGCGAGGAGCACGTCGAAGCGTTCAAGGCGCTCGCCCACCTCTCTCGTCTTCAGGTGTTCTTTTGCCTCGTGCACGCGGGCAAGGAGCTGTCCGCCGGCGAGATACAAGCCGAGGTCGAGATCCCCGGCCCCACGCTCTCGCATCATCTGGATCTGCTCCGGCGGGCGGGACTCGTCGAGAGCCGGAAGGAAGAGCGCTACATCTACTATTCCGTGAAGCGGGAGGCAGTGACGACGCTTGTCCGGCTTCTCACCGCCTGCTGCTAG
- a CDS encoding MFS transporter, with protein sequence MVTAVLALGITQITAWGTSYYCLGVLAGPISQDTGWSRGFVFLGFTVALLAMGIVSSWVGRLIDRHGGRKVMTLGTILVSAGLFALGHVHSEAAYLAVWAFLGIGMRLCLYDAAFAALVQVAPSRGRKAISYLTLFGAFASSVFWVVGHELNQRVGWRETLVLFALINLVICLPLHWFGLARREPAGRAPTPRGAPAASPEDPPLEGRARSVAIVLFALIMSLNGFVFGVVSVQLVPLLEAAGLVTAVAVWVASLKGVAQFGGRVVEIVFARNLRAITVGRIAVAVLPPSLLLLLSGTGHLYMVVAFTLLMGASQGVITIVRGAVPLVMFGAQGYGAVLGAIAAPVLIVNAASPTAFAWIVDRWGWPTARVSLLVGSAAAWVVMELMSAWYERQRRPAAGAVNRRGVVRE encoded by the coding sequence ATGGTCACCGCCGTGCTCGCGCTCGGGATCACCCAGATCACGGCCTGGGGGACCAGCTACTACTGCCTCGGGGTGCTCGCCGGGCCCATCAGTCAGGACACGGGTTGGAGCCGGGGCTTCGTGTTCCTCGGGTTCACGGTCGCGCTCCTCGCCATGGGCATCGTGTCGAGCTGGGTGGGGCGCCTTATCGACCGGCACGGCGGCCGCAAGGTGATGACGCTCGGCACCATCCTGGTGTCGGCTGGCCTGTTCGCGCTCGGTCACGTTCACAGCGAGGCGGCGTATCTCGCGGTGTGGGCGTTCCTCGGCATCGGGATGCGGCTCTGTCTCTACGACGCTGCCTTCGCCGCGCTGGTGCAGGTCGCGCCGTCACGCGGACGGAAGGCGATCTCGTATCTCACGCTCTTCGGCGCATTCGCGTCGTCCGTCTTTTGGGTCGTCGGGCACGAGCTGAATCAGCGGGTGGGATGGCGGGAGACCTTGGTCCTCTTCGCGCTGATCAACTTGGTGATCTGTCTGCCGCTGCACTGGTTCGGGCTCGCGCGGCGCGAGCCTGCGGGACGCGCCCCCACCCCGCGCGGCGCGCCCGCCGCCTCCCCCGAGGACCCGCCCCTCGAGGGGCGCGCCCGCTCGGTGGCCATCGTGCTCTTCGCCCTCATCATGTCGCTCAACGGCTTCGTGTTCGGCGTGGTCTCGGTGCAGCTGGTCCCGCTGCTCGAGGCGGCGGGCTTGGTCACCGCGGTCGCGGTGTGGGTGGCCTCACTGAAGGGGGTTGCGCAGTTCGGCGGGCGCGTGGTCGAGATCGTCTTCGCCCGCAATCTACGGGCCATCACCGTCGGCCGCATCGCCGTCGCGGTGCTTCCGCCGTCGCTGCTACTGCTCCTGAGCGGAACCGGCCATCTGTACATGGTCGTGGCGTTCACGCTGCTCATGGGGGCCTCCCAGGGCGTGATCACGATCGTGCGCGGCGCCGTACCCCTGGTCATGTTCGGCGCCCAGGGCTACGGGGCCGTGCTCGGCGCCATCGCCGCGCCGGTGCTGATCGTCAATGCGGCTTCGCCCACCGCGTTCGCGTGGATCGTGGACCGCTGGGGCTGGCCCACCGCGCGCGTGTCCCTGCTGGTGGGCTCCGCCGCCGCGTGGGTCGTCATGGAGCTGATGTCGGCCTGGTATGAACGGCAGCGGCGCCCCGCCGCGGGCGCGGTGAACCGTCGAGGCGTGGTGCGCGAGTGA
- a CDS encoding GNAT family N-acetyltransferase produces MSPAAITIRDAEERDLPVINAIFNLEVVESAFLYVEAPVSADDRLAWLRTHRMARLPVIVAVDPGDPTTVLGWASLSPYRVSSGYRFTLEASVYVARGSHRRGIGRALLAALHERAQAREAHAIVASIDSENTPSIALFERFGYVEAARLTEVGRKFDRWRTQLLFLLKVSRPPRTRRAGAAAGARDR; encoded by the coding sequence GTGAGTCCCGCCGCGATCACCATCCGCGACGCGGAGGAGCGCGATCTTCCGGTTATCAACGCGATCTTCAACCTCGAGGTCGTGGAGTCGGCGTTCCTCTACGTCGAGGCGCCGGTCAGCGCCGACGACCGGCTCGCGTGGCTGCGAACGCATCGGATGGCGCGCCTGCCCGTCATCGTGGCGGTCGACCCAGGCGACCCGACGACGGTCCTGGGCTGGGCGTCCCTCTCTCCGTACCGGGTATCGAGCGGCTACCGGTTCACGCTGGAGGCGAGCGTCTACGTCGCGCGCGGCTCGCATCGCCGCGGCATCGGGCGCGCTCTGCTTGCCGCCCTCCACGAGCGGGCGCAGGCGCGCGAGGCGCACGCGATCGTCGCGAGCATCGACAGCGAGAACACGCCGAGCATCGCGCTCTTCGAGCGATTCGGCTACGTCGAGGCGGCGCGCCTGACCGAGGTCGGTCGGAAATTCGACCGGTGGCGCACCCAGCTCCTCTTCCTGCTCAAGGTCTCTAGGCCACCACGCACTCGTAGGGCAGGAGCTGCCGCGGGCGCGCGAGATCGTTGA
- the treZ gene encoding malto-oligosyltrehalose trehalohydrolase has translation MNRTEARRRAGATGEPDGSTCWRVWAPRAHRVDLVLVDGTKRRVHPMSAGEAGDFSARLPAIHEGQRYAYRLDDGPERPDPCSLWQPDGVHGPSAVVRPDKFAWTDARWGGVPRRDLVFYELHVGTFTPEGTFEAIIPRVPALRELGVTALELMPIAQFPGARNWGYDGTFLYAAQESYGGPRGLQRLVDACHAAEVAVVLDVVYNHLGPEGNYLGEFGPYFTDHYRTPWGAAVNYDGPGSDGVRAFVLDNVRMWLEEFHLDGLRLDAVHAIYDLGARHILRAIQELADDAAARMGRPLHVIAESDQNDPRVLAGATRGGFGLDAQWADDFHHAVHTHLTGERQGYYADFGSAWQIARALETPFVYAGDYSVHRRRHHGAPLPPDLGPDRFVVCVQNHDQVGNRARGDRLSTLLPDPAAQRLAACLLLLSPYLPLLFMGQEYGETHPFPFFCSFGDPRLMRAVREGRAQEFAAFAWQGEVPDPGAETTFRSARLDWSWPEGSPRAGLRQLYRDLLAARREWPALRDFTRPSVRLLPDAAAGPVLELTRGNAASGAVLRALFNLAGTPQPVSEGSLPGGRAKWSSEQALYGGARLNDLARPRQLLPYECVVA, from the coding sequence GTGAATCGCACTGAAGCGAGGCGGCGTGCCGGTGCGACCGGCGAGCCCGACGGCTCGACGTGCTGGCGTGTCTGGGCGCCCCGCGCCCACCGCGTGGACCTGGTGCTCGTGGACGGGACGAAGCGGCGTGTCCACCCGATGAGCGCGGGAGAGGCGGGTGACTTCTCCGCCCGGCTTCCCGCCATTCACGAGGGGCAGCGCTACGCGTACCGGCTCGACGACGGCCCCGAGCGCCCGGATCCCTGCTCGCTGTGGCAGCCGGACGGCGTACACGGACCGTCGGCGGTGGTGCGGCCAGACAAGTTCGCCTGGACGGACGCGCGCTGGGGCGGGGTGCCGCGGCGGGATCTCGTCTTCTACGAGCTCCACGTGGGGACGTTCACGCCCGAGGGCACGTTCGAGGCCATCATCCCCCGGGTGCCTGCGCTGCGCGAGCTGGGCGTCACCGCGCTCGAGCTGATGCCGATCGCGCAGTTCCCCGGCGCGCGGAACTGGGGCTATGACGGGACGTTCCTCTACGCGGCCCAGGAGTCCTACGGCGGGCCGCGCGGACTCCAGCGACTGGTGGACGCCTGCCACGCGGCCGAGGTCGCCGTCGTGCTCGACGTCGTCTACAACCATCTCGGGCCCGAGGGTAACTACCTCGGCGAGTTCGGCCCGTACTTCACCGATCATTACCGGACGCCGTGGGGCGCCGCGGTGAACTACGACGGGCCCGGCTCCGACGGTGTCCGTGCGTTCGTGCTCGACAATGTGCGCATGTGGCTGGAGGAGTTTCATCTGGACGGGCTCAGGCTCGACGCGGTGCACGCGATCTACGACCTGGGGGCGCGCCACATCCTGCGTGCGATCCAGGAGCTGGCGGACGACGCGGCGGCCCGCATGGGCCGGCCGCTGCACGTGATCGCGGAGAGCGATCAGAACGACCCGCGCGTGCTGGCGGGGGCCACGCGCGGCGGCTTCGGCCTGGATGCCCAGTGGGCGGACGACTTCCACCACGCCGTGCACACCCATCTCACCGGCGAGCGGCAGGGCTACTACGCGGACTTCGGCTCGGCGTGGCAGATCGCGCGCGCGCTCGAGACGCCCTTCGTCTATGCGGGGGACTACAGCGTGCACCGCCGGCGTCATCATGGCGCGCCGCTGCCGCCGGATCTCGGGCCCGATCGCTTTGTCGTGTGCGTGCAGAATCACGATCAGGTCGGCAATCGCGCGCGCGGCGACCGCCTCTCGACCCTGCTCCCCGACCCGGCCGCCCAGCGCCTGGCCGCGTGCCTGCTGCTCCTCTCGCCATACTTGCCGTTGCTCTTCATGGGCCAGGAGTACGGCGAGACGCACCCCTTCCCGTTCTTCTGCTCGTTCGGCGACCCGCGGCTGATGCGGGCAGTGCGTGAAGGCCGCGCGCAGGAATTCGCGGCCTTCGCGTGGCAAGGCGAGGTGCCGGACCCGGGCGCCGAGACCACGTTCCGCTCGGCCCGGCTCGACTGGTCGTGGCCCGAGGGCTCGCCACGCGCGGGACTGCGGCAGCTCTACCGGGATCTGCTGGCCGCGCGGCGCGAGTGGCCGGCGCTGCGGGACTTCACGCGGCCTTCCGTGCGACTGCTGCCGGACGCGGCGGCGGGACCCGTGCTGGAGCTCACCCGGGGAAATGCGGCCAGCGGCGCTGTGCTCCGCGCGCTCTTCAATCTCGCCGGTACTCCGCAGCCCGTATCGGAGGGGTCGCTTCCCGGCGGCCGCGCGAAGTGGAGCTCGGAGCAGGCGCTGTACGGTGGGGCCCGCCTCAACGATCTCGCGCGCCCGCGGCAGCTCCTGCCCTACGAGTGCGTGGTGGCCTAG
- the glgX gene encoding glycogen debranching protein GlgX, which produces MRVWPGRPYPLGATWDGAGVNFALFSENATKVELCLFNSAEDSVESRRIVLEEYTDQVWHAYLPDVQPGQLYGYRVDGPYEPAQGHRFNPSKVVLDPYAKAIGRSLRWDDALFGYRVGDEAADLSRDDRDSAAFAPLGQVVDSAFTWGDDRPPRTPWHKTLIYETHVRGFTKRHGDVPEKLRGTYAGLASEAAIRHLRELGVTAVELMPVHHFLRERHLLEKGLTNYWGYNTLGYFAPEPTYDAPGNALSPVAGFKTMVRALHTAGIEVILDVVYNHSAEGNQLGPTLSMRGIDNASYYRLGPEPRAYMDFTGCGNTLNMQHPRVLQLVMDSLRYWVMEMHVDGFRFDLASTLARELFEVNRLGAFFDIIHQDTVLSQVKLIAEPWDVGPGGYQVGNFPVLWAEWNGRYRDSVRRFWKGDGGLVSDFATRLAGSSDLYQGTGRAPYASVNFVTCHDGFTLHDLVSYTEKHNEANGEDNRDGTNDNSSWNCGAEGPSEDPEIVECRERRKRAFIATLFFSQGVPMLLAGDELSHTQRGNNNAYCQDNEITWLDWELDHREQEFLAFVKQVSRLWQTQPVLQRRKWFQNRSIRGTGIKDILWFTPGGQEMSDTDWTTDFVKCLGVRLAGDLIGHVDERGEPVTGDTLLLLLNAHHEEVLFTLPPLDPEYRWEPLLDTANGKLGQSLVVEGAPYPLQARSFAVLRRAGPPP; this is translated from the coding sequence ATGAGAGTGTGGCCGGGGCGGCCGTATCCGCTGGGAGCGACCTGGGACGGCGCCGGCGTCAACTTCGCCCTGTTCTCCGAGAATGCGACCAAGGTGGAGCTCTGCCTGTTCAATTCCGCGGAGGACTCGGTGGAATCGCGGCGCATCGTCCTCGAGGAATACACCGATCAGGTCTGGCACGCCTACCTTCCCGACGTGCAGCCCGGCCAGCTCTACGGCTACCGGGTGGACGGCCCCTATGAGCCGGCGCAGGGCCACCGCTTCAATCCTAGCAAGGTGGTCCTCGATCCCTACGCCAAGGCGATCGGCCGCTCGCTCCGATGGGACGACGCGCTGTTCGGCTATCGCGTCGGCGACGAGGCCGCCGATCTCTCGCGCGACGACCGCGACAGCGCCGCCTTCGCGCCGCTGGGGCAGGTGGTCGACTCCGCGTTCACCTGGGGTGACGATCGCCCCCCGCGCACGCCCTGGCACAAGACGCTGATCTACGAGACACACGTTCGCGGGTTCACCAAGCGCCACGGGGACGTCCCCGAGAAGCTCCGCGGCACCTACGCGGGCCTTGCCTCCGAGGCGGCCATCCGCCACCTGCGCGAGCTCGGCGTGACCGCGGTGGAGTTGATGCCGGTACACCACTTCCTGCGGGAGCGCCACCTCCTCGAGAAGGGCCTCACCAACTACTGGGGCTACAACACCCTGGGCTACTTCGCGCCCGAGCCCACCTACGACGCGCCCGGCAACGCGCTGAGCCCGGTGGCGGGGTTCAAGACCATGGTGCGCGCGCTGCATACCGCCGGGATCGAGGTGATCCTCGACGTCGTCTACAACCACAGCGCCGAGGGCAATCAGCTCGGCCCCACGCTCTCGATGCGGGGCATCGACAACGCCTCCTACTACCGACTGGGGCCCGAGCCGCGCGCCTACATGGACTTCACCGGCTGCGGGAACACGCTGAACATGCAGCATCCGCGCGTGCTCCAGCTCGTGATGGACAGTCTCCGCTACTGGGTGATGGAGATGCACGTCGACGGCTTCCGCTTCGATCTCGCGAGCACGCTGGCTCGCGAGCTGTTCGAGGTCAATCGCCTGGGCGCCTTCTTCGACATCATCCACCAAGACACGGTGCTGTCTCAGGTGAAGCTGATCGCCGAGCCGTGGGACGTGGGCCCCGGCGGGTATCAGGTCGGCAACTTCCCGGTGCTGTGGGCGGAGTGGAACGGCCGGTACCGCGACAGCGTCCGCCGGTTCTGGAAGGGCGACGGCGGGCTGGTCTCGGACTTCGCCACGCGTCTTGCCGGCTCCAGCGACCTCTACCAGGGCACGGGCCGGGCGCCCTACGCGAGCGTCAACTTCGTCACCTGCCACGACGGCTTCACGCTGCACGATCTGGTCTCCTACACCGAGAAGCACAACGAGGCCAACGGGGAAGACAACCGCGACGGCACCAACGACAATAGCTCCTGGAACTGCGGCGCGGAGGGTCCGAGCGAGGATCCCGAGATCGTCGAGTGCCGCGAGCGGCGCAAGCGCGCGTTCATCGCCACGCTGTTCTTCTCCCAGGGCGTGCCGATGCTCCTCGCCGGCGACGAGCTGTCCCATACCCAGCGCGGCAACAACAACGCCTACTGCCAGGACAACGAGATCACGTGGCTCGACTGGGAGCTCGACCACCGCGAGCAGGAGTTCCTGGCGTTCGTGAAGCAGGTGAGCCGCCTTTGGCAGACGCAGCCCGTGCTGCAGCGACGGAAGTGGTTCCAGAACCGCTCCATCCGCGGCACGGGGATCAAGGACATCTTGTGGTTCACCCCCGGTGGGCAGGAGATGTCCGACACGGACTGGACCACCGACTTCGTGAAGTGCCTGGGCGTGCGGCTGGCCGGAGACCTGATCGGCCACGTGGACGAGCGGGGCGAGCCGGTGACCGGCGACACGCTGCTTCTGCTCCTCAACGCGCATCACGAAGAAGTGCTGTTCACGCTGCCGCCGCTCGATCCCGAATACCGCTGGGAGCCGCTGCTCGACACCGCGAACGGCAAGCTGGGCCAGAGCCTGGTCGTCGAAGGCGCGCCGTATCCGCTTCAGGCCCGCTCGTTCGCGGTGCTGCGCCGGGCGGGTCCGCCTCCGTGA
- the treY gene encoding malto-oligosyltrehalose synthase, whose protein sequence is MTSRPRPEATYRLQLHAGFTFRDALRIVPYLRDLGITHCYASPYLKARPGSTHGYNIIDHSALNPEIGNEEEHDRFVAALHAHGLGLILDMVPNHMSVATNDNAWWNDVLENGPASRYAGYFDIAWEAAPRAQLHNKVLLPALGEPYGDALENGRLALVFEGGAFVIRYGERRFPVAPPTYARVLEHRLDELERELGADSPALAEYQSILTAVRNLPRRTEVEPARVAERAREKEVIKRRLAALVAEHPAVDAFIAGTLARFNGRPGDPASFDLLDELLEHECYRLSHWRVATDEINYRRFFDVNDLAALRMERLEVFEATHALVLHLVAEGKLDGLRIDHPDGLFDPGQYFQRLRERGVPYVVAEKILAAGEPFPETWAVDGTCGYELINEINGLFVDGAQVEAFTALHGAFTGEDLSFAQVAYEKKVLILNTSLASELHMLTHELDELAQRRRASRDFTFNTLRDALREVIACFPVYRSYIDDAGPRELDRRHVETAVRRAALRNPIMSFRVFRFIRDVLLEPPPAGAEEDRAERRRFAGTFQQVTAPVMAKGVEDTAFYVYNRLVSLNEVGGDPGRFGVSPDALHRFCAERQRAWPHALSPMSTHDTKRSEDVRARLDVLSELPEAWGGAVRRWRRLNEPQRVRVDDLAVPDPNAEYLLYQTLVGVWPLEADPAVDPLAARLQAYMEKALHEAKVHTSWINPNEPYDDAVREFVARILDPGRSRAFLDDFGTFQRRISHYGLFNSLSQTLLRIACPGAPDTYQGTESWRFDLVDPDNRRPVDYARLRAMLDDLGRAEATPGLPRGKLARELVAAKEDGRVKLYLTSRALRCRRDHPGLFSAGDYLPLTPAGEQAAHCFAFARKAGDAWAIAAVPRLLTRLLPEPPQAPLGPEVWGDTRLPLPEIPTMRWTNLFTGERLDPAMRNGVDALAAGDVFRDFPVALLLAQAR, encoded by the coding sequence GTGACGTCCCGGCCCCGGCCCGAGGCGACGTACCGCCTCCAGCTCCACGCCGGGTTCACCTTTCGCGACGCGCTCCGGATCGTCCCGTACCTGCGCGACCTCGGCATCACCCACTGCTATGCCTCGCCCTACCTCAAGGCGCGGCCCGGCAGCACGCACGGCTACAACATCATCGATCACTCCGCGCTGAACCCCGAGATCGGCAACGAGGAGGAGCACGACCGGTTCGTGGCGGCCCTTCACGCCCACGGTCTCGGCCTCATCCTCGACATGGTGCCGAACCACATGAGCGTCGCCACCAACGACAATGCCTGGTGGAACGACGTGCTGGAGAACGGCCCCGCCTCGCGCTACGCGGGGTACTTCGACATCGCCTGGGAGGCGGCACCCCGCGCGCAGCTCCACAACAAGGTCCTGCTGCCCGCCCTCGGCGAGCCGTACGGCGACGCGCTGGAAAACGGCCGCCTCGCGCTCGTCTTCGAGGGCGGCGCCTTCGTCATCCGCTACGGCGAGCGGCGATTTCCGGTGGCGCCGCCGACCTACGCGCGTGTGCTCGAGCACCGGCTGGACGAGCTCGAGCGCGAGCTGGGCGCGGACTCGCCCGCGCTCGCGGAGTACCAGAGCATTCTCACCGCGGTCCGGAACCTGCCCCGCCGGACCGAGGTCGAACCCGCCCGGGTGGCCGAGCGCGCCCGCGAGAAGGAAGTGATCAAGCGCCGGCTCGCCGCGCTCGTCGCCGAGCATCCCGCCGTCGACGCGTTCATCGCCGGCACCCTCGCCCGCTTCAACGGCAGGCCCGGGGATCCCGCGAGCTTCGACCTCCTCGACGAGCTTTTGGAGCACGAGTGCTACCGCCTCTCGCATTGGCGGGTGGCGACCGACGAGATCAACTATCGGCGGTTCTTCGACGTCAACGATCTCGCCGCTCTGCGCATGGAGCGGCTCGAGGTCTTCGAGGCCACCCACGCCCTCGTCCTCCACCTGGTCGCGGAGGGCAAGCTCGACGGCCTGCGCATCGACCACCCGGACGGCCTCTTCGATCCCGGCCAGTACTTCCAGCGGCTGCGCGAGCGCGGCGTCCCCTACGTGGTGGCGGAGAAGATCCTGGCTGCGGGGGAGCCGTTTCCGGAGACGTGGGCGGTCGATGGCACGTGCGGATACGAGCTGATCAACGAGATCAATGGGCTTTTCGTCGACGGCGCGCAGGTGGAGGCGTTCACCGCGCTCCACGGCGCCTTCACCGGGGAGGATCTCTCGTTCGCCCAGGTGGCCTACGAGAAGAAGGTGCTCATCCTGAACACGTCGCTGGCGAGCGAGCTCCACATGCTCACGCATGAGCTGGACGAGCTCGCCCAGCGGCGCCGCGCCTCGCGCGACTTCACCTTCAACACGCTTCGGGATGCCCTGCGTGAAGTCATCGCCTGCTTCCCCGTCTACCGCTCGTACATCGACGACGCCGGTCCCCGCGAGCTCGACCGCCGGCACGTCGAGACCGCGGTCCGCCGCGCCGCCCTGCGGAACCCCATCATGAGCTTCCGCGTGTTCCGCTTCATCCGCGACGTGCTGCTGGAGCCCCCGCCCGCCGGCGCCGAGGAGGATCGGGCGGAGCGGCGCCGCTTCGCGGGCACCTTCCAGCAGGTGACGGCGCCGGTCATGGCCAAGGGTGTCGAGGACACCGCCTTCTACGTCTACAACCGCCTCGTGTCCCTTAACGAGGTCGGTGGGGACCCCGGTCGCTTCGGGGTCAGCCCGGACGCCCTGCACCGGTTCTGCGCGGAGCGGCAGCGTGCCTGGCCGCACGCGCTCTCGCCCATGTCAACGCACGACACGAAGCGCAGCGAGGACGTGCGGGCGCGCCTCGACGTACTCTCGGAGCTCCCCGAAGCCTGGGGCGGGGCGGTGCGGCGCTGGCGTCGCCTCAACGAGCCGCAACGGGTGCGCGTGGACGACCTCGCCGTGCCCGACCCCAACGCGGAATATCTCCTCTACCAGACCCTCGTCGGCGTCTGGCCGCTCGAGGCCGACCCGGCGGTGGATCCCCTGGCGGCGCGCCTCCAGGCCTACATGGAGAAGGCGCTCCACGAGGCCAAGGTCCACACGAGCTGGATCAATCCCAACGAACCCTACGATGACGCCGTGCGCGAGTTCGTCGCCCGCATCCTCGATCCGGGGAGGAGCCGCGCGTTCCTCGACGACTTTGGGACGTTCCAGCGCCGGATCAGCCACTACGGGCTCTTCAACTCCTTGTCCCAGACGCTGCTGCGCATCGCATGCCCGGGCGCGCCGGACACGTACCAGGGCACCGAGTCGTGGCGCTTCGACCTGGTGGATCCCGACAACCGCCGGCCGGTGGACTATGCGCGGCTCCGGGCCATGCTCGACGATCTCGGACGCGCGGAGGCCACGCCCGGCCTCCCCCGCGGGAAGCTCGCCCGCGAGCTAGTGGCCGCGAAGGAGGACGGGCGCGTCAAGCTCTACCTGACGTCCCGCGCGCTCCGTTGCCGGCGCGACCATCCGGGCCTCTTCAGCGCCGGCGACTATCTCCCGCTCACGCCGGCCGGCGAGCAGGCGGCGCATTGCTTCGCCTTCGCGCGCAAGGCCGGTGACGCCTGGGCGATCGCCGCGGTGCCACGGCTCCTCACGCGGCTCCTCCCCGAGCCGCCGCAGGCGCCGCTGGGGCCGGAGGTCTGGGGCGACACCCGGCTCCCGCTGCCGGAGATTCCGACGATGCGCTGGACGAATCTCTTCACCGGCGAACGGCTCGATCCGGCGATGCGGAACGGCGTGGACGCGCTCGCGGCGGGCGACGTCTTCCGCGACTTCCCCGTCGCGCTCCTGCTCGCTCAGGCGCGGTAG